CGCCGGCGCGCACCGGTACGCCGTAGTCGACGCGGCTCCTGGTGGGATTTTCGACATAGAACCCCTGGACCACGAGGTTTTCGAGCCCTTCTGCAGAGCGATAGCGCAGCCGGATCATCATCGGATACTCAGAGCCGAGCGAACCGCCGCCGCCGAGGCTTTGCGAAATGACGTTGATCTCGACGGAGAGCCGCAAGGTCCAAAACTCGCTCACGTCGCGGTTGATCTCCTGCCGGAGGAACACCTCGCACGCAGTCGCTTGGCTTCCTGTGCGCACGAAGCGGACGGCGGGCTGGCCGGCGGCGTCGGTGGTCAGCTGCACTTGGGCTGGTGCCGGCGTATTTTCGAGACAGTAGGTTTGGTCTGGCTCGCGCTGCCAGCCGGTGAAGCCTTCGGTGAAGGTGCCGTTGCGGATGAGGTCGGTTGCCGCCGGACGGGGGTCGCTCGGCATGCGGCCCACGCTAGTCGCAAAGCGCTCACGCAGTTCGACCGTCCGTCCTCCCGCCGTAACGAACGCGTGGCCGCGCTCCCGCACCTTGATTTCGCTCTCCGGCTCGCCGACGACGACGGAATAGCTTCCTTCCAGCAGCACTGCTCGCCCTTGGGGGATGAGAAGCGTAAATTCGGTGCGTCCTTCGGGAGGACGGGCAACGGCGATAACCGCTTTGCCCCGATTGACGCGGACAGAGACGTAGTTGGTCTTCGGCGCGAAGACGGAGACTTGGAGACGGCTGAGTTGGATCTCCGATTCGGGAAGAATGAGCACGGTGCTTCCGTCGAAGAGGGAGACCAGGGCGCGGCCGACCCGGTCGGTCTGAATGCGGTCGTGCTCGCGAAGAATGGCGTCTTCGTTGACAACGACCCAGCTCGTCGAGCCCGCAGACTGGCGGGTAATGGTCCCGCCGATGACGGTTCCGAGAAGGGCGTCGTACGGCTGGGTGGCGCTCTCCTGATACCAGCGGAGGCTGAGCACCGAACCGATGCACAGCAAGCAGAACAGCCCAAACGCGACCCAGATAATGAGCCACGCCAGGCGATCGGAATGCTGGCGAAGTCGAGGCCGCTCGAGTGTCGCCACGGCAGGAGTTATAGGCAGCGTCTCGGGTCAGATCAACGGGCTGCGCGGAGCAATGCGCGGGCTGGCTGCCCTTCTTCTCAACCGAGGCCCCTCCCGCTGCCTCGCTTGCGCCGCGCTGCAAGAAGCGGTTATTCCGCTGGGGCGCGCCTACTCAGCCGGTTCAGTCTTCTTGGCGCGGCCCTCCCAGCGCTTCTTGCCGATCGCACTGTAGTAGTCCGGTCCGTATTTGTCCTTGACGGCAGTGCCGCCCTTGTGACCGATGCGCAGGTAGTGGTCAGCGCCGTGACGGGACTTGACGGTGTTGCCGCCTTTGCGGCCAATCTCGACGTAGAAGTCCTGCCCTTTTTTCTCTCGGAGAGCGCGTCCTCCCTTGCGCCCCATCTCTCGGAAGCGTTCCTTGGAGGTGTCCTCGCCGCTGGTGCTGATCGGGTCCTCGGCCATGCCTCTCCCTCGCAGAATCGAGCCGGCAGCGCTTACGACGAGGAACCCGAGGAAGAGGGCGCCGAGCGCGACCGCACAGCGGTCGTGACGTCCAGAAACAGCTCGCCCTTGCGAGCGACGAGAGGCGCGTCGGGTCCCCGCGTCGAGACCGTCGGTCGGCTCGGCGATCTTGGCGGACTGTCTGGCCCCGCCCGGACCGGACTGTCCGCTCGCCTGCTGCATTATAGGCAGGTTGGCGCACGGGGTCAAATGGGCTCACTCACCCCGCCCCCGCGGTGTGTGAAGGCGCGGCCTCCCGTTCGCGCCGCGCTCAGCGAGGTCGACCGGGGGGCTTTCCGCGGCTCGCTGACAGCGCTCCTCGCCGCGGCGCGCCGTTCGCAGGCAGTGAGGAGCGGTGAACTGTGCAGGGCACGAATGCTGTTCCAGCCAAGCTGGCTGCAAAAGGGCTACTCTCCAGTCATTTATACCGTACAATCGTTCTGCCGGTTGCCTGGCTGCTAGGACGGAGAGTGTTTCGGAGGCTCCTCTGAACCGACGGTCGTTTCTTCTCGGCGCATCGTCTCTTGCAGCGCTGGCGGCGCTGCGCTCGGCGGCGGCTGAAGGGCCGGCGACCGGCATTCCCGGCGGGACGCTGCCTCCCGTTGCGACGGCGTGGCGGGTCGATGAGCTGCCGGCGCTCAACCAGATGCGCGAAACCATCCTGTCGGTTCTCGAAGCGAAGCGGATCGAGTACCCCGGCCGCAGCGGCTGGGTCCAAGCGTTCTGGGCGGGCGATGCCTATCACGGGGTGTTCGCCCGCGACCTCGCTACCATCGGCCCGATGGCGCGTTTCGTCTACACGCCCGGGCATTTGCGCTCTGGAGTTGAGGAGTTCCTCTTCCTCCAGACCCCCCACGGTCCGGAGGCGGGGGCGCTGCCAGGGGTGTTCTATCCGGGCGGAGGGCACGACAAAGCGACAGCGACTTCCGATGAAGAGCTGTCGGTCATTCATCTTGCGTACCTTGCGTATCGCCACGATGCAGGGCCGACGTGGCTGCGCAAGATGATTAATGGCGGGCCGGTCATTCAGCGCTTGAACCTCGCGATGGAGTATCTCTTCCGCACGCGTGCTGATAGCCGAACGGGCCTGATCACCCGTGCCAATACGACCGACTGGGGCGATGTCAAGGCCGAGGGAGGGCCGAACCCGACTGACCGCGCGCCGGGCGACCCTCTGATCCTCTCGGTCTACGACCAGTCGCTCCTCTTCCGCTGCCTGCTTGAACTGGCCGCGATGAATGATGCTGCGGGCCTCCCAGCGGCGGCTGCCGAGTGGCGCAGTCGGGCGATGGCTGTGCGCACTGTGGTCAACGAACTGTTTTGGCAGCCGCAGCGGGGCTTTTACCGGGCACGCCTTCCTCTTGCGGCGGCTCCCCGCAGCTACGACGAGGACGCGATCCTCGGGATCGGCAACGTGGAAGCCGTGCGGGCTGGCCTTGCCGATGCCGAGCAGGCGCGGCTGATCTTCACGAACTTCGAGCGCGCGCGGGTCGCTGCTCGGTCGCCGAAGGTCGGGATCGTCAATTGGCCGCCCTATCCTGAGGGGGTCTTTGCCGACATGCTGCCGGGGGAGTATCAGAACGGCGGCATCTGGGATTGGTGGGGAGGCCGCCAGATCGAAGCCGAATTCGAGGCCGGGCAGGCAGCGCTCGCCTACGGCCATCTTGTCGCCCTCGCCGAGGATTGGGCGCGCCGCCCAGGCGAGGTGTGGGAGTGGCAGGAGCTGTGGAGTCACCGCCCACGCGGCAGCACGCGCTATACCGGCGCGGCGGCGGTCGTTGGGTCGGCAATTATCAGCGGCCTCTTCGGGATCGAAATGACCCGCGACTCCTATCGCCTCAGCCCACGGCTCGCGGGCCGCTCGGGCGCGATTATCGCTGAGCAGCCTGGCACGGGGCGGGTCGTTCAGCTGGAGCTTGGCGGTCTTGCCGACGGCCGTCTCCGTATTCGCTACTGGACGAGTTATGCCTTCTTCGGTGAAATGCGCTATCTGCTGCCGCCCGGCCGCGGCTTCAGCGCCGGGGCCCTCGATGGCGTGCCGCTCAGCGCGCGGGTCGAAGCGGTCGGCGACGACCGCTACGTCTCCTTCCCCATCCCCGGCGGCGCCCATGAGATCGACCTGACCCTCACCGACGCCGGAGCGGGGGCGTAATTGCGCAGGCGCTCGTCTCCCTTGGCGTCGTTGCCCTGACAGCGGCGTGAGGCGTCGCGAGCGTGCTCTGCCTCCGGCAAGGGGGCAGCCGGGGGACGGCCTAGGGGGAGGTTCGCCTGCTCGACGAGCCTCGCAAGCGGTCGTCGTCCCTCCCGTGTGACGGCGATCCCGCTTGCTGGTAGTGCGGCCGGCCTAGAGGCCGTGGAAGCAGCGCGGCTCCCATCGGCAGCCGGATGGCCGCGCCCTGCATCGAGCCTGCTTCCCGCTCCCGCAGTCACGCTCACCGGAAGGAGCGCAGGGCCTCGCGCTCGCCTCTCTCTTGCTTGTCGGGGGAGCGGCGCGCGCGGCGGGCGTCCCCTATGGGGTTTGAGGGCATCCTGCTTCTCTCGAATGCCGCTCCCTGCGACTTGGCCGCGGTCGCTGTGCGGGGCGAGCAGCAGGCTGCGGCAGCTCCGAACGCGGCGAGACGGCGTTCTCGCCACGCAGCATGGCAGTGCCGCTTGTCTGGGGAACGCGTCCGTCTTGCTGCTCAAGAGGCGCTTGCCGTGATCGGGATTGCCGTGTTCGCTTCGCTCGCTCGCAATAACGAGCAGGGCGGCGTCGCGCCGGTGTGCGGGACGGGTGCGTGAGGGTAAGGGGAAGATGCTGCTGCGGTCTTGCCCCAGTCCTTGCGCTGCGACATCGGCGTGGGGGCACACACACTGCCGCCCGAGGCACAACGCCGCTGCCCCATCGTATTGCGGCCCGAGGTCAACCCAAGGTCCTGCGCGCTCTCGCTCATCAACAGGAGTGTCCGTCCCGCCGTCATGGCGAGTGGCTATACCGGCTGCGGGCAGACATGAGGAGTGTCTCTCCTATCGTCATTGTTGCGCGGCCTGCGCAGCGGGCGCGGCAATCCCGACCGGCATCGTCGCGCTCACTGCGGTCCTGCGCCCAATGGGCCTGCAGTCCGATGCGGAGGCAATCTCGATCGCTGCGTTGCTCTCCACGCTAGCACCTCGGAGCAGCGCGCCTGTGTCCAGCCGCGGCAATCCCGATCGTCGCGGAGCAATCGCCCTTACTGGAGTCCTGCGTCCAATGAGGTCCGGATCGATGTCGCCCTCATGCCCGCTCCGAGAGTCACCGAGAAACTGGCGCGCTCCCCTCAGCGAAGGGGCTCGATGCGGAGACGCTCTCTAGAAGAGAACTCTTATCGTCCTGCGGTCGCGAGACGCACCACGAGGTCGGTGATGACAGCAGCGACGACGACGAAGATCAGCCCGTTCAGCCGGCTCTTCAACTCGGCGACTTGCGCCGCGAGGTCGGAGAGGCGCTGGTCGAGCAGCGCGTCGTAAGCGCTCGCAGGGCCGAGATGGAGCCGGCGCGGCCGCAACCGGCGTGCCAGCCGGCGCGTCTCTTGGCGGATCGCTTCGCTCACTCTTCGTCCTCGAGCATGTCGTTTAGTCCGCGCAATACTGCCAAGACGCTGCTTTCGATGTCCTCGCGGGCGCCCTTAGTCAGGTGGCGCTGGGCGAGCACTGCGCGGATAAGCAATGCGCACTTCTGCCGAAAGTCAGGGTCATTCGGATGCTCTTCCGCGGCGCGGTGGACGAGCGAGCGCAGCAGCCGGATCTCGTCCTCAAGGCTAGCCTGGGCAGCTGCTTGCTCATAGAGGGCGCGAAGCTCGCTCGGCAATGCGGCGAGGTAAAAAGCCGCGCTGTGGCGGCGGCAGCGCTCACCGCCTGCCACGCGAAACCGGCCGCAGCCGGGCTCAATGCATTGCTCCTTCGCCATCGTCCACCGCCAAAGAACGCCTGTTCTATACTGTTCGGTGCTGGCGGTGCTAGGGAACAGTGGGCGCAGCCCCGGCCTTGTGGTCGCGGAATGACAAGGTGCGGCTAGATTCCGAACCGCGCGCAATGACGAGGCAGCCGCTCTTCCCGCCAATGCGAGCGTCGCGCCCCTCCGGCGGCCAACCGTCTCCTTCTGCTCTCCCCGTCATTGCGCGTGGCGCGTGCGGCGCCGCTGGTCTTTCGTTGCAAGCGTGGCGCGTGCGGCACGTGTCCTAGCGGTGGAGGCCGTTATCTCGTCGAGGCGCCTCTAGTTTTTCACTTCGAGTGTGGTGGGGTTGGTGCCGGCGGCCTTCTGCCGCTGCGAGCTCGGTACGACCGGCATCTTCCGGCCTTGCCGCCATTGTGAGCTTGGTATGTGCGGCGCCGCTGGCCTTCTGCCATTGCGCGTGCGGCGCGCCTTGGGTCGTGACGTCATGGCGGCGTCGGCGGCAGGGGTCAGGCGTGACCTCATGGCGCGTGCGGCGCGCCTTGGGTCGTGGCGTCATGGCGGCGCCGGCGGCAGGGGTCAGGCGTGACCTCATGGCGCGTGCGGCGCGCCTCTGGTCTTAACGTCATTGCGAGCGAGCGAAGCGAGCGTGGCAATCCCGATCGTGGCAGGAGCGCCTTATGGATGAGGACGATGCCCGCGCACCGGGGAGAACAATTCCTTCTTCGGATATGGGGGACGCGGGTTCAGGCGCATTTTGCACGTATCCTCAGATGGTGCAGCTGGTTTGGAAATTGGGGCGCCGGTCTGGCACGACCGAGGTTGCCACGGCCCGCTGCGCGGGCCTCGCAACGACCGTAGAAGTAATGTACGCCTATACTGGGCCGAGGTGGGCAAGGCCTACATCCTGACCCTCGCAACGACCGTAGAAGAAGCAATGTACGCCTATTTGAGATGGGACGACCCCCCTCACAACGACTGTGGATGAGACCGAAGCCGCTTTCGGTCATCATGCGCCGGGCAATGCACCAACACCCGGCTCACAACGACTGTGGATGAGACCGAAGCCGCTTTCGGCCACGGCCCATGAGGACGTTCTGGCGTACCTGGCCCGCGACGGCCGCGGGTGAGGTCGAAGCAGCTTCGACCGGTCGCCGGTGAGGCGGAGGTATTGCTCGCAACGACTGTGGACGAGAGCGCTTCCGGCCTGATCAGCACCACGATGATCTCAAAGATTGCACAATACGCCCGAAGAGGCGTCGATGAGGGCAGTCTGCGCCGCTCGGCGCCTTGGCTGGCGACAGCGGACAGGACGCACACGCCGATGGCCCGCGCAAACTGCAGCGCTGAGCCGAGCGGCGCCAGAGCCCGACCGGCGCCGAGAGCGTTGCCAGAAGAACAGACGCGTGCGCTCTCGGCGCGCGCGACGCGCCGGCTGCGGCTGCGCTGGCCAGGGCTCGCCTGGCGGCACTTGAGCGATGTTGCGGCAGTGGCGGGCGCCGCCGCCGGCATTCAGGCGCAGGACCCGGACGCGGCGGCGCTCAGCATCCGCGTCCGCAGCGAAGGTCTGACGGCCGCCGACGTGGCGCGCGCGAGCGCCGAGGAGCGGTCGGTTGTCCGCACCTGGCTGATGTGCGGCACGCTCCATCTCGTTCCCACGGCCGACTCGGCTGGCTGCTCGCGGTCTACGGGCCGCTTGCGCTCGCCTCCTCGACGCGAAGGCGCGCCGACCTGGACGACGCGACGCTCGAACGCGGCATCGCCCTGCTGCGGCGAGCGCTTGCGAACGGCCCGCTCTCCCGTTCGGCGCTGCTGGCGCGGCTGGCAGCGGACGGCCTTGCGCTCGACCCGACCAGTGATGCGCCGGTCGTCCTGCTCGTCGCGGCGGCGCACCGGGGAGTGATCGCGCTCGCGCCGGGCGCTGGCCGCACGCCAACGGTCATCTTGCTCGACGACTGGGCGACGGTCGAGCGCGCTCCGCGCCGCGAGGCGGCCCTCGGCGAACTGGCGCGCCGCTATCTGCGCGCCTTCGGTCCCGCCCGGGCCGAGGACTTCGCCGCCAGGTCGCGGCTGCCCAGCCACGACGTTCGCGCCGGCTGGGAGGCGATCGGCGGGGGGATCGTCGAGGTGACGGCGGACGGCCGGCCCGCCTGGCTCCTCGATCGGCCGGACGTCGAGGAGGGACCGCCGGTCGTCCGGCTGCTGCCGGCGTTCGACACCGATCTCCTCGGCTACCGCGAGCGGTCTATTGCTGCCGAGCATGCCGGCAAGGTCAAGGCGGCGGCCTGATCCGTCCGACGATCGCCGTCGATGGCTGGGTGGCGGGCCTCTGGCGGCTGGCGCGGGCCATCCGCGCTGTCACCGTCGACCCGTTCCTCCCGCTCTCCGCCGAGGTCCAAGCCGGCGTGGAAGCCGAAGCGCGGGACATCGCCCGCTTCCTCGCCTGAGGGGGCGGGCGCTCGGGCGGCGCGGTCGCGCGGACGCGGAGTTGCCGCACACCCCTGATCCGATCCACGATATTGCGAGCGCGGGATGCGTCGGATATCCCGGCGAGGAGGGAGAACGATGGCCGCCTACGTGATCCTCGGCAATCTGACGGAGAAGGGTGCTGCCGACATCAAAGCAGCATTGACCGCCCTGCGCGAGCGGACCCAGCGCGCGGCGGAACGCGGGATCACGGTCAAAGCGCTTTACGTGACCCAGGGCGTGTACGATCTGGCTGCTCTCGTTGAAGGAGAAGAGCAGGCCGTGATGGCGGGGCTGTTTGCGCTGGCCGCTGACGGGCTGGTTCGGACGACGACGCTGCGCGCCTTCTCCCTCGACGAGGTGGACCAGATTCTCGGGCGGACAGCATAAGCGTCCGCGCCCCGGCAGCGCGGCCAGCCGAAATCTGGTAGCATCGCGCCGGGCGAGGAAACCGATGCGGCTGTTCAACACGCTGACGGGGAGGGTCGAGCCGTTTACGCCGACATCCATCCCGGTTCGGCTCTATGTCTGCGGCGTGACCCCCTACGACACGACCCATCTCGGGCATGCGTTCGTCTATATCACCTTCGATGTTCTGATCCGGTTGCTCGAGCACGATGGGACGCCGGTGCGCTATATCCGCAACGTCACCGACGTCGACGACCCGCTCTTCGAGCGGGCGCGCGCTATCCACGAAGACTGGCGCCAGATCGTCCGCGGCAATATGGACCGCTTTCACGCGGACATGGCTGCGCTCGGCGCGCGCCCGCCGGACGTTGAGCCCTATGTCTCGAACGAAATCGACGGCATGATCGCGCTGATCGAAGCGCTCGAAGCGCGCGGCTATACCTACGCCCTCGGCGACCGGCTCTACTTCCGCGTCAGCAAATTCCCCGGCTATGGCGCGCTTGGCGGCCTCTCCCGGGAAGCCCAGCTCCAGCGCGCAAAGGAGACAGGGAACGACCCGCATCTTCCGGGCAAGGAAAACCCCCTCGACTTTCTTCTCTGGCAGCCGAGCCAGCCCGACGAGCCCGCGTGGGACAGCCCGTGGGGACGCGGCCGGCCGGGATGGCACATCGAGTGCAGCGCCATGTCGAGCCACTATCTCGGGCCGCAGATCGACATTCACGGCGGTGGCGCCGACCTCATCTTCCCGCACCACGCCAGTGAGATCGCGCAGAGCGAGGCGGCGACCGGCGTGCGGCCGTTCTCCCGCTTCTGGATGCATTGCGGCCTTGTCCGCCTGAACGGGGTCAAAATGTCCAAGTCGCTGGGCAACCTGATCTTCACCCGCGACCTCCTTGCGGCAAGCGGACCGGATGCCGTTCGCCTCTATCTCCTCAGCCACCATTACCGCGAGGGATGGGATCACCGCGAGGCCGACCTCGCGGCTGCCCGCGCCCTCGCGGATCAGCTGGCGCTGTTCGCCCGCAGCGAGTCGCCGCCCACCGACCAAGCGCTCCGGCTCCGCGACGCAGCGCTTGCGGCCCTCCGCGACGACCTGAACACGCCGGCAGCGATCGCCGCCCTTCGCTCCATGGCTGAGATCGGCGCACCAGCAGGGGCAGCGATCCGCGAGATCGGGAGCATTCTGGGGCTCCAGTTTCGTCCGTCGTAGACCGCCAAATGAACGTCTCGGTCGTTATGGCCACCCGCAACCGCGAAGCGCTCCTGCGCGAGACGATCGCCGACGCGCTGGCCCAGGAGCCGCTGCCGGCCGAAATTGTCGTCGTCGACGGCACGCCCGAGCACGAGCCCGAGACCGACGCCTATCTCGCTGAGGTCGCGGGACGTATCCGCCACCTTCGCCACAGCCGGCCAGAGCTGATCGCGGCGCGCGCTCTCGGCCTCGAAGCAGCGACTGGCGAGGTGATCCTATTCATCGACGACGACGTCGCCCTGCCGCCCGGCTTCGTCGCCGCCCACGCCGTCCCCTCCGCCGGTCGCACGGTCGGCGCCGTCGCGGGCCGGGTTGTGGTCCAGCGCGAGGTCCGCCGACCGCTGGCCGCGCCTCCTCCGCCGACCGGGCAGGGCTGCGACCGCGTCGACCGGCGGGACGTCGCGTTCGGCCGCGGCTGCAACGTGTCGTTCCGCCGCGCCGCGCTTCTTGCCGCCGGCGGGTTCGACCAGCGGCTGACGGGCAACCCCGCCGCGGATGAGGAAGACGCCTGCTTCGCGGTGCGGCGGCTCGGCTCTCGGAGCGTCGTCGACCCGGCCGCCTGGCTGATCCACCGCTACGCGCCGACCGGCGGCATCCGCGCCGCCGTCCGCGACCAAGGCGATGACCTTTCCTCCTGCCGCAACACGGGGTATTTCGCGAGCAACAACGTCGGCGGCCTCGATTTCTGGCGCGTGCTCTGGAATACGTGCCGGACCTCCACTCTGAGTGACCGGGCGCGCCGCGGCGGGCTCGGCACGCTGGCGCGCCGTCAGGCGTTGTTTTGGCGCGGCGCGGTCGAGGGCGTGCGCCAGTTCCGGCGCAGCGGCCAGCGGCGCGTGCCGCTGCCGTCTCGCCGCCCGTGAGCCGCCGGCCGCGGCTGGCGCTAGTCAGCACCGACGTCCGGCGCGACCTGATCGACCCGCTGCGCTTCTTCCGCCGCGTCGAGATCGCGCACCTGGCGCGCCGGTCGACTTACCGCGACTTCGAGGGCGATGCCGGGCTGCGCTGGTACCGCTCGCCGGCTGACCTTGTCGCCCAGCTCGCCGCGCTGCGGCCCGATGTTGTCCAGCCGCCGGAGCCAGTTGCGGCGCGGCTCCTTCCCGCGAGCCTTGCCGCGCTCGCCTATTGCCGGCTGACGGCGACGCCGCTGCTCGCCGTCACCTTCGAGAACCGTCCGTGGGAGGTCAAGTTCGGCCGCCTCGCCCCGGCGGTGCGTGCCGCCGCCGGACTGATCTTCCGCGCCGCGCGCGTCGTCGTTGTCCTGAACGAGGGAGCGCGTCGGAACGCGCTCGCTGCCGGCGCCTCGCCGGCGCGGCTGCGGCGGCTGCTCTGGGGAACATGGGGCGTCGATCTCGCGGAGTTCTCGCCCGGGCCCGCAGTCGATGCGCCGCGTCTGCTGTTCGCGGGCCGGCTGCATGAGGAGAAGGGGATCACCGACCTGCTTGATGCCTTCGCCGAGGTGCGAGCGCGCTTGCCGGCGGCACAGCTGACAATCGCCGGAGATGGTCCGGCGCGAGGCGAGGCGGAGCGGCGGGCGCGCGCGATCGGCGGGGTGGTGCTCCTCGGCGTCGTCCCGAACCGGAAGCTGCCGGCCGTGATGCGTCGCTCGGCTCTTGTCGTCTCGCCCTCGCGCACGACGCCGAAGTGGGCCGAGCAGGTCGGGATGACCAATCTCCAAGCGCTTGCCTGCGGCGTGCCGGTGGTCACGACGTGGAGCGGCGCGATCCCAGAGTACACTCCCCCGGGCGCCGGGGCGGTGCTTGTCCCCGAGCGCGACCCAGCAGCGCTGGCGGCGGCAATCCTCCGGCTGCTCGGCGACGCGCCGCTGCGTTCGCAGCTGGGGCGCCTTGGCCGGCGTCTCGCCGAACGGGAGTACGACGCCGAACGGAATGTCCGTCGGGCGGAAGCGCTTGTCTTGGCGGTGGCGGGCTGACCGGTCTGCGGGCAGGTGTTACCGCCGGGAGCGGGCTGCTTGCGCTCGCGCTCTGGCTGCTCGGCGCGGCGCGCGTCCTGCCTGCGCTGCTGGCCATTCCGGAGCAGCCGGACCTCGCCGTCTATTACGTCGCGGGCGCGGCGCTGAATTTCGGCGAATCGCCCTCTGACCCGTCGGCGCTCGACCGTGTCGCGGCGCAAATCGGCGTGCCGTTCGATGCGTCCGGCTACACCTTTGCTACCCCCTATCTCTACCCGCCCATCTTCGCTGGCCTCGCCCGCCCGGCCGCGCTGCTCCCTTACCCGCTCGCGCGGGCCGGATGGCTGCTGCTGAATGTCGTCCTCGTCGCAGCGGCGACCCTCGGCCTAGCGCGGTCGCTCGGGCTGCAGCGGAGCGCGCTTGCCGCTGCCTTCCTCGCCCTCATCGCGCCGCCGACCCTTGAGACACTGCTCTACGGCCAGGTGAACGCGCTGCTGTATGCGCTCCTCGCGACGGCAGTCGCGCTGCCGCGCGCTGCTGGCGTCGCGATCGGTGCGGCAAGCGCGATCAAACTGTTTCCCGCGGTCATGCTCCTTGCTCTCGCGCGGGCGCGGCAGACCCGGCAGCTGCTCGCGGCCGCGCTTACCGGCCTCCTCGCCGGGGTCGCTGGGCTTGCGCTCGCCGGCCCCGCCCGGACGGCCGAATATCTGACGGTCGTTCTGCCATCAGCTTCAGCGGCGGCGCGCCCGCCTGCCAACCAGTCGATCCAGGCGGTCGTGGGGCGGCTGCTCATTCCCAGCCAGCATCGCTATTCGGCGTTCACCGCCGACGACCCGCAACTTGTTGCCTTTCCCGCCCTCCTCGACCTGCCCGCGCTCGCCGCACCGGTCGGATGGGGGCTGGCGGCGGCCGTTCTCGCTACGACTGTCGTCATGCTCTGGCGGCGGTCGCCAGACGCGCCGTTTGGGGCGGCGCTCCTCGTCAGCGCGGCGTTGCTGGTGACCCCGCTCGTTTGGGACCATTATCTTGTGCTCCTCTTCCTGCCGGTGCTCTTCCTGCTTGCGGCGGCACGGCAGCGCGCGCGGCACTGGCAGGCGCTGCTTGCCGGGCGCGAGGCGCTTGCACTGGCGCTGGCCGCGCTGTTCCTCGGCGTGCACCGCTTTTGGAAGCCGCTGACGCTGCTCGTCGCGCCGTCGCCGCTGCTGCTCAGCTTCGGAATGCTCGCGGCGGCGACGCTCTGGCTCGCGGTGCTGACGAGCGCGCCCAGCAAGGAGCAGTGAGATGGAGATCGCCATCGACGTCCAGTCGACGCTCGGCCAGCGGACCGGCATCGGCCAATACACGGCGCGCCTCGTCGAAGCGCTGCGCCGGACTGCGCCGGAACTGCTGATCCGCGAGGTCTCTGCCGGGCGGGACCTCGTAATGCGGACCGACCGGCGGCTGTGGTGGCAGCAGCTCGAGCTCCCGCGGCGTGCCACGGGTGCCGACCTGCTCCACGTGCCGGGCTTCGACGCGCCGGCGCGCGCGCCCTGTCCGGTGGTCCTAACCGTGCACGACCTGATCGGCGCCCTCTTTCCAAAGATCCTGCCGCCGGTGTCGCGGCTCTATTGGGCGCGCTGGCTGCCGTTCACCCTCCGCTTCGCCGATGCCATCATCGCGGACTCAGAGGCGACGCGCCGCGACATTCTCCGCCTGACGGCCGTCCGCGCGCCGATTGCTGTCGTGCCGCTCGGCGTCGACCCGCTCTTTTCTCCTCCCCCGCCCGAGCGCGTCGCGGCTGTCCGCGCTCGCTACGGGCTGGCCGAGCCGTTTCTGCTCTCCGTCGGCACGCTCGAGCCCCGCAAGGGCATCGACACCCTCGTCGATGCGCTCGCACTCCTCGAGGGGCGGGCGGTGCTGGCGCTTGCCGGCAAGGTCGGCTGGAATTGGGAGCGCGTGGCGGCGCGGGTCGCCCGCCACGGCCTTGGAGCGCGGGTCCGGCGGCTCGGCTATGTGCCGGACGAGGACCTGCCCGCGCTCTA
This Dehalococcoidia bacterium DNA region includes the following protein-coding sequences:
- a CDS encoding FecR family protein, encoding MATLERPRLRQHSDRLAWLIIWVAFGLFCLLCIGSVLSLRWYQESATQPYDALLGTVIGGTITRQSAGSTSWVVVNEDAILREHDRIQTDRVGRALVSLFDGSTVLILPESEIQLSRLQVSVFAPKTNYVSVRVNRGKAVIAVARPPEGRTEFTLLIPQGRAVLLEGSYSVVVGEPESEIKVRERGHAFVTAGGRTVELRERFATSVGRMPSDPRPAATDLIRNGTFTEGFTGWQREPDQTYCLENTPAPAQVQLTTDAAGQPAVRFVRTGSQATACEVFLRQEINRDVSEFWTLRLSVEINVISQSLGGGGSLGSEYPMMIRLRYRSAEGLENLVVQGFYVENPTRSRVDYGVPVRAGVWETIGYEQDLMSRVPTPRQILYLEVVAGGHDYESYIRRVSLVGE
- a CDS encoding winged helix DNA-binding domain-containing protein, encoding MRHAPSRSHGRLGWLLAVYGPLALASSTRRRADLDDATLERGIALLRRALANGPLSRSALLARLAADGLALDPTSDAPVVLLVAAAHRGVIALAPGAGRTPTVILLDDWATVERAPRREAALGELARRYLRAFGPARAEDFAARSRLPSHDVRAGWEAIGGGIVEVTADGRPAWLLDRPDVEEGPPVVRLLPAFDTDLLGYRERSIAAEHAGKVKAAA
- a CDS encoding GYD domain-containing protein, with protein sequence MAAYVILGNLTEKGAADIKAALTALRERTQRAAERGITVKALYVTQGVYDLAALVEGEEQAVMAGLFALAADGLVRTTTLRAFSLDEVDQILGRTA
- the cysS gene encoding cysteine--tRNA ligase, with protein sequence MRLFNTLTGRVEPFTPTSIPVRLYVCGVTPYDTTHLGHAFVYITFDVLIRLLEHDGTPVRYIRNVTDVDDPLFERARAIHEDWRQIVRGNMDRFHADMAALGARPPDVEPYVSNEIDGMIALIEALEARGYTYALGDRLYFRVSKFPGYGALGGLSREAQLQRAKETGNDPHLPGKENPLDFLLWQPSQPDEPAWDSPWGRGRPGWHIECSAMSSHYLGPQIDIHGGGADLIFPHHASEIAQSEAATGVRPFSRFWMHCGLVRLNGVKMSKSLGNLIFTRDLLAASGPDAVRLYLLSHHYREGWDHREADLAAARALADQLALFARSESPPTDQALRLRDAALAALRDDLNTPAAIAALRSMAEIGAPAGAAIREIGSILGLQFRPS
- a CDS encoding glycosyltransferase translates to MNVSVVMATRNREALLRETIADALAQEPLPAEIVVVDGTPEHEPETDAYLAEVAGRIRHLRHSRPELIAARALGLEAATGEVILFIDDDVALPPGFVAAHAVPSAGRTVGAVAGRVVVQREVRRPLAAPPPPTGQGCDRVDRRDVAFGRGCNVSFRRAALLAAGGFDQRLTGNPAADEEDACFAVRRLGSRSVVDPAAWLIHRYAPTGGIRAAVRDQGDDLSSCRNTGYFASNNVGGLDFWRVLWNTCRTSTLSDRARRGGLGTLARRQALFWRGAVEGVRQFRRSGQRRVPLPSRRP
- a CDS encoding glycosyltransferase, coding for MSRRPRLALVSTDVRRDLIDPLRFFRRVEIAHLARRSTYRDFEGDAGLRWYRSPADLVAQLAALRPDVVQPPEPVAARLLPASLAALAYCRLTATPLLAVTFENRPWEVKFGRLAPAVRAAAGLIFRAARVVVVLNEGARRNALAAGASPARLRRLLWGTWGVDLAEFSPGPAVDAPRLLFAGRLHEEKGITDLLDAFAEVRARLPAAQLTIAGDGPARGEAERRARAIGGVVLLGVVPNRKLPAVMRRSALVVSPSRTTPKWAEQVGMTNLQALACGVPVVTTWSGAIPEYTPPGAGAVLVPERDPAALAAAILRLLGDAPLRSQLGRLGRRLAEREYDAERNVRRAEALVLAVAG
- a CDS encoding DUF2029 domain-containing protein — encoded protein: MPFDASGYTFATPYLYPPIFAGLARPAALLPYPLARAGWLLLNVVLVAAATLGLARSLGLQRSALAAAFLALIAPPTLETLLYGQVNALLYALLATAVALPRAAGVAIGAASAIKLFPAVMLLALARARQTRQLLAAALTGLLAGVAGLALAGPARTAEYLTVVLPSASAAARPPANQSIQAVVGRLLIPSQHRYSAFTADDPQLVAFPALLDLPALAAPVGWGLAAAVLATTVVMLWRRSPDAPFGAALLVSAALLVTPLVWDHYLVLLFLPVLFLLAAARQRARHWQALLAGREALALALAALFLGVHRFWKPLTLLVAPSPLLLSFGMLAAATLWLAVLTSAPSKEQ